In Staphylococcus lloydii, the following proteins share a genomic window:
- the dhaL gene encoding dihydroxyacetone kinase subunit DhaL, with product MDAQTLSQNLLNLVDTFTAQEDNLTELDRAIGDGDHGVNMLRGFKALPDKIDTQSVASVLKSTGMTLMSNIGGASGPLYGFSFVKMSQVAEDEITATNLKQLLQAFSDAIAERGKVSLNEKTMFDVIERTREAVEEGKTVTLETLQGFADDTKDMVATKGRAAYFKEDSKGHIDPGAQSSVYILNALIGDE from the coding sequence ATGGACGCACAAACTTTATCACAAAACTTATTGAATCTCGTAGATACTTTTACAGCACAGGAAGACAATTTAACAGAATTAGACCGAGCAATCGGCGACGGAGATCATGGTGTAAATATGTTGAGAGGTTTTAAAGCCTTACCTGATAAGATTGATACACAATCTGTAGCTTCAGTATTAAAATCAACAGGTATGACCTTAATGTCTAATATCGGTGGCGCTTCTGGGCCGTTATATGGCTTTAGTTTTGTTAAAATGTCCCAAGTGGCAGAAGATGAAATTACAGCTACTAATTTGAAACAATTGTTACAGGCATTTTCAGATGCAATAGCTGAAAGAGGTAAAGTATCTTTAAATGAAAAAACAATGTTTGATGTGATTGAACGCACAAGAGAAGCAGTTGAAGAAGGGAAAACAGTGACATTAGAAACTTTACAAGGATTTGCTGATGATACTAAAGATATGGTTGCTACTAAAGGTAGAGCAGCATACTTTAAAGAAGATTCTAAAGGTCACATCGATCCCGGTGCACAAAGCAGTGTTTATATTTTAAACGCTTTAATAGGAGATGAATAA
- a CDS encoding alpha/beta hydrolase, whose amino-acid sequence MNKKQKWIVITIIVIVVVAAVVGLLLKRHFDQQHTQQVKERVQVNNKNVNAFTNITYSKGWANSRLDILTPTDLEKDNKLPVIFWMHGGGYIAGDKQYKNPLLAKIAEQGYIVVNINYALAPDFKYPSQLHQIDQAVQFIKRNKHELPIDFDQVIFGGDSAGAQMSSQYTAMQTNKSLRNEMHFKQRFDNDQIKAAIFFGGFYDMKTVRQTEFPRIQLFMQSYTGERNWEQQFKNISQMSTINQVTKNYPPTYLSVGDADPFYSQNIAFKKKLEEEDVPVDDLFYDGTHHLRHQYQFHLELPESKQNMKDVLGFLSRNTSSSGVETKVNNEDSNPNGVDLNPY is encoded by the coding sequence ATGAATAAAAAACAGAAATGGATTGTTATTACAATTATAGTAATTGTGGTAGTTGCCGCTGTCGTTGGCTTATTGTTGAAAAGACATTTTGACCAGCAACATACGCAACAAGTAAAAGAAAGAGTACAAGTTAATAATAAAAACGTAAATGCATTTACGAATATTACATATAGTAAAGGTTGGGCAAATAGTCGGTTAGACATTTTAACGCCAACCGATCTTGAAAAAGATAACAAATTACCTGTTATTTTTTGGATGCATGGTGGAGGTTATATTGCCGGCGATAAACAGTATAAAAACCCATTGTTAGCTAAAATTGCTGAACAAGGCTATATCGTTGTAAATATCAACTATGCGCTAGCACCTGATTTTAAATATCCAAGTCAATTGCATCAAATCGATCAAGCCGTACAATTTATTAAACGAAACAAGCATGAGTTGCCTATTGATTTTGATCAAGTCATTTTTGGTGGGGATTCGGCTGGTGCACAAATGTCGAGTCAATATACGGCTATGCAGACTAATAAGTCATTAAGAAACGAAATGCATTTCAAACAACGATTTGATAATGATCAAATAAAAGCAGCGATATTTTTCGGCGGTTTTTATGATATGAAAACAGTAAGACAAACAGAATTCCCAAGAATTCAGCTATTTATGCAAAGTTATACGGGTGAAAGAAATTGGGAACAGCAATTTAAAAATATTTCTCAAATGTCGACAATTAATCAAGTTACAAAAAATTATCCACCAACTTATCTATCGGTAGGAGATGCAGATCCATTTTATAGTCAAAATATCGCATTTAAGAAAAAATTAGAAGAAGAAGATGTACCTGTAGATGACCTTTTCTATGACGGAACGCATCATTTAAGGCATCAATATCAATTCCATTTAGAGTTACCTGAGTCTAAACAAAATATGAAAGATGTTTTAGGATTCTTAAGTCGTAACACAAGTTCTTCTGGTGTTGAAACAAAAGTAAATAACGAAGATAGTAATCCAAATGGTGTAGATTTAAATCCATATTAA
- the dhaM gene encoding dihydroxyacetone kinase phosphoryl donor subunit DhaM, translating into MTAIVLVSHSEDIAQGTKSLLAQMAQNVTVFAQGGTNGEIGTSFDDIQQTLTSLEEDAICFYDIGSAEMNLDMALDMYDGEYRVEKATAPIVEGSFTAAVKLSVGSSIDETLEELKNNFTK; encoded by the coding sequence ATGACAGCAATTGTATTAGTCAGTCATAGTGAAGATATTGCACAAGGTACAAAGTCATTATTAGCACAAATGGCACAAAACGTTACTGTATTTGCACAGGGCGGGACGAACGGAGAAATTGGTACATCTTTTGATGATATTCAACAAACATTAACTTCGCTTGAAGAAGATGCTATTTGCTTTTATGATATCGGTTCTGCTGAAATGAACTTAGATATGGCGCTTGATATGTATGACGGCGAATATAGAGTTGAAAAAGCGACTGCTCCTATTGTAGAAGGTAGTTTTACGGCGGCAGTGAAATTGTCAGTTGGTAGCTCTATTGATGAAACATTGGAAGAATTGAAAAATAATTTCACAAAATAA
- the dhaK gene encoding dihydroxyacetone kinase subunit DhaK codes for MKKLVKDKTNYLQDMLAGMQVSSDSIEVISDSVVVKKDKKQQGPTLVSGGGSGHEPAHAGYVAQGMLDAAVCGEIFTSPTPDKILNAIKAVDNGDGVLLIVKNYAGDVMNFEMAQDMAKMEDINVAMVVVKDDIAVDEEAQRRGVAGTVLVHKYAGYLAEQGESLDNIQQKVQQFIDGIKTIGMALTAPLVPSTGKYGFDIDEDEIEIGIGIHGERGISKEKIAPVDEIVDKLITELVKEIAGKELIVMVNGMGGTPLSELDIVTKYVAENLSSRNLNVNHWIVGEYMTSLDMQGFSITLAPHSEELETALKAPTTSLYFE; via the coding sequence ATGAAAAAATTAGTGAAAGATAAAACAAATTATTTACAAGATATGTTAGCGGGTATGCAAGTTTCTTCAGATAGCATTGAAGTTATATCAGATTCAGTGGTCGTTAAAAAAGATAAAAAACAACAAGGGCCAACGTTAGTTTCTGGTGGAGGAAGCGGTCATGAACCAGCGCATGCTGGCTATGTTGCACAAGGGATGTTAGATGCAGCTGTATGTGGAGAAATTTTCACGTCTCCTACTCCGGATAAAATATTAAATGCTATCAAAGCAGTTGATAATGGCGATGGCGTATTACTTATTGTTAAGAATTATGCCGGTGATGTAATGAATTTTGAAATGGCTCAAGATATGGCGAAAATGGAAGATATCAACGTTGCCATGGTAGTAGTCAAAGATGACATCGCTGTAGACGAGGAAGCACAAAGACGTGGCGTAGCTGGCACAGTACTAGTACATAAATATGCCGGTTATTTAGCAGAGCAAGGTGAAAGTCTTGATAATATCCAACAAAAAGTACAACAATTTATAGATGGAATTAAAACAATTGGTATGGCATTAACGGCACCTTTAGTGCCTTCAACAGGTAAATATGGTTTTGATATTGATGAAGATGAAATTGAAATTGGTATCGGAATCCATGGAGAGAGAGGGATATCTAAAGAGAAAATCGCACCAGTAGATGAAATCGTAGATAAATTAATTACTGAGTTAGTTAAAGAAATAGCGGGTAAAGAGTTAATTGTTATGGTAAATGGCATGGGTGGTACGCCATTATCTGAATTAGATATAGTTACGAAATATGTAGCGGAGAACTTATCAAGTCGTAATTTAAACGTTAACCATTGGATAGTCGGAGAGTATATGACTTCATTAGATATGCAAGGTTTTTCAATCACATTAGCCCCTCATTCTGAGGAACTTGAAACGGCATTGAAAGCACCGACAACAAGTCTTTATTTTGAATAG
- a CDS encoding FecCD family ABC transporter permease, translated as MINPKLRHKQWLTMIILLVLLLLACAWSMTSGEYKMSMGDFFKTLLGQGNYTDTLILIDFRLPRMLITILAGIALAISGAVIQSVTRNPLAEPGILGINAGSGFAIALFIVIGQVNADNFVYVLPIISMIGGVGTALLIFSFSYNKGEGITPASMVLIGVGLATALSGGSLTLMSKFDQDQSEFIASWLAGNIWGDEWTFVITFVPWLVIIIPFLLMKANVLNLLNVHEHIAQGVGVKVSRERIVLLILAVILSSAAVSVAGAIGFIGLMGPHIAKSIVGPRHQLFLPISIVLGALLLVVSDTIGQVILQPSGVPAGIIVAIIGAPYFLYLMYKSKTV; from the coding sequence ATGATTAACCCTAAACTAAGACATAAACAATGGTTAACAATGATTATATTATTAGTATTGCTATTGTTGGCATGTGCTTGGAGTATGACTTCAGGTGAATATAAAATGTCGATGGGTGATTTTTTCAAAACTTTATTAGGGCAAGGTAACTATACAGACACCTTAATTTTAATAGATTTTAGATTACCGAGAATGCTTATTACAATATTAGCTGGTATTGCATTAGCAATTAGTGGTGCGGTGATACAAAGTGTTACACGTAATCCATTGGCTGAACCAGGTATTTTAGGTATCAACGCAGGTAGTGGTTTTGCTATCGCCTTGTTTATTGTTATTGGTCAAGTTAATGCCGATAATTTTGTCTATGTATTACCCATTATTAGTATGATTGGTGGTGTCGGTACAGCATTATTAATCTTTTCTTTCAGTTATAACAAGGGTGAAGGTATTACGCCTGCGAGTATGGTACTTATTGGTGTCGGTCTTGCAACTGCACTGAGTGGTGGTTCACTAACGTTAATGTCTAAATTTGATCAAGATCAATCAGAATTTATCGCTTCATGGTTAGCTGGTAACATATGGGGTGACGAATGGACGTTTGTTATCACATTTGTGCCGTGGTTAGTTATAATTATTCCATTCTTATTAATGAAAGCTAATGTACTAAATTTATTAAATGTACATGAGCATATAGCGCAAGGTGTCGGTGTTAAAGTAAGTAGAGAACGTATTGTACTATTAATATTAGCAGTCATATTATCTTCCGCTGCAGTATCTGTAGCTGGTGCAATCGGCTTTATTGGTTTGATGGGACCACATATTGCTAAATCCATTGTTGGTCCACGTCATCAATTATTTTTACCGATATCTATTGTTCTCGGTGCATTATTATTAGTGGTCTCAGATACTATAGGACAAGTGATACTGCAACCGAGTGGCGTACCAGCGGGGATTATTGTTGCAATTATTGGTGCACCTTACTTCCTATACTTAATGTACAAATCGAAAACAGTATAA